The proteins below come from a single Gemmatimonadaceae bacterium genomic window:
- a CDS encoding cytochrome C, which produces MSTFSLRSLALLGAAAVLACSDAAPTGSSLTIPAEEPNLEFRGAAAPAMALVGSKIFVDTDLSLRRNQSCETCHDAAFGFSSPNLNENAHGAVLPGSVPTRFGNRRPPSASYAAFSPVFGYNAEDDVFVGGNFWDGRATGARLGSPIMEQALKPFLDLNEQALPDAACVMWRISRANYAPLYYATFGPALRRIEWPAATPTLCQTEGSTVPLGPRQRQIVMAEFDNVGRALGTFQASERVSPFNSRYDLWLRGKAQLTGLELDGLRLYEGKAQCAACHPNAGKRALFTDFTYDNIGVPANLENPALISRGFVDEGLGAILGRRDLRGAQKVPSLRNTDKRPHPLAAKAFMHNGAFKTLEQVVHFYNTRDVLPRCPVGVDHRDPRFGVTCWPAPEVDENVNVDELGNLGLTPREERAVVAYIRTLNDRN; this is translated from the coding sequence ATGTCCACGTTTTCCCTTCGGTCGCTCGCGCTGCTGGGCGCGGCTGCCGTGCTGGCGTGCAGCGACGCCGCCCCGACCGGGAGTTCACTCACCATTCCCGCAGAAGAACCCAACCTGGAGTTCCGCGGGGCGGCTGCTCCGGCCATGGCCCTCGTCGGGTCGAAGATCTTTGTCGATACCGACCTCTCGTTGCGACGGAATCAGTCGTGCGAGACCTGTCACGATGCCGCGTTCGGGTTCTCGAGCCCCAACCTCAACGAGAACGCCCACGGAGCGGTGCTGCCCGGGTCCGTCCCCACGAGGTTCGGGAATCGGCGGCCACCGAGCGCGTCGTACGCCGCGTTCAGCCCGGTGTTTGGGTACAACGCCGAGGATGACGTCTTTGTCGGTGGCAACTTCTGGGACGGGCGCGCCACGGGCGCGCGGCTCGGAAGCCCGATCATGGAACAGGCGCTCAAGCCGTTCCTCGATCTGAACGAGCAGGCGCTTCCCGATGCGGCGTGCGTGATGTGGCGCATCAGCAGGGCGAATTACGCGCCGTTGTACTATGCGACCTTTGGTCCGGCGCTCCGGCGCATCGAGTGGCCGGCGGCGACACCGACGCTTTGCCAGACGGAGGGCTCCACGGTTCCGTTGGGACCCAGGCAGCGTCAGATCGTCATGGCCGAATTTGACAATGTCGGACGGGCGCTGGGAACGTTCCAGGCGTCCGAGCGTGTGAGTCCGTTCAACTCGCGCTACGACCTGTGGCTCCGGGGCAAGGCGCAGCTGACCGGGCTCGAACTCGACGGCCTGCGTCTCTACGAGGGCAAGGCGCAGTGCGCGGCCTGCCACCCCAACGCCGGAAAGCGGGCGCTGTTCACCGACTTCACCTACGACAACATCGGTGTGCCGGCCAACCTCGAGAACCCGGCGCTCATCAGCCGTGGCTTCGTGGACGAGGGCCTGGGCGCCATCCTGGGTCGTCGGGATCTCCGCGGCGCGCAGAAGGTTCCCTCGCTGCGCAACACCGACAAGCGTCCGCACCCGCTCGCGGCCAAAGCGTTCATGCACAACGGCGCATTCAAGACGCTCGAACAGGTCGTGCACTTCTACAACACGCGCGACGTCCTGCCTCGCTGTCCCGTGGGGGTTGACCATCGCGACCCGCGCTTTGGTGTCACCTGCTGGCCCGCGCCTGAAGTCGACGAAAACGTGAACGTCGACGAACTCGGCAACCTCGGCCTCACTCCTCGCGAAGAGCGCGCCGTGGTCGCCTACATCCGCACGCTGAACGACAGGAACTAG